Proteins encoded in a region of the Raphanus sativus cultivar WK10039 unplaced genomic scaffold, ASM80110v3 Scaffold0074, whole genome shotgun sequence genome:
- the LOC130500993 gene encoding uncharacterized protein LOC130500993, with product MAVMSHDKAAGRLYESANTRPIPYSQIVGQENGGDDDDDDSDVAPAA from the coding sequence ATGGCAGTGATGAGTCACGACAAAGCAGCAGGCAGGCTATACGAGTCAGCTAACACTCGGCCAATTCCTTACTCACAAATTGTTGGCCAAGAGAACGGAGGAGACGATGACGATGACGACAGTGACGTGGCTCCAGCGGCTTAA
- the LOC130494753 gene encoding PTI1-like tyrosine-protein kinase 2 isoform X1: MRRWICCGGHRSGDSDISNDEKHLKTQRQHQQPDAANNKQPRPQAVAKPDPPKEALPIEVPPLSVEEVEEKTDNFGSKSLIGEGSYGRVYYATLSDGNKAVALKKLDVSPEAESNTEFLTQVSMVSRLKHENFIQLVGYCVDENLRVLAYEFATMGSLHDVLHGRKGVQGAQPGPTLDWITRVKIAVEAARGLEYLHEKVQPPVIHRDVRSSNVLLFEDYQAKVADFNLSNQAPDNAARLHSTRVLGTFGYHAPEYAMTGQLTQKSDVYSFGVVLLELLTGRKPVDHTMPRGQQSLVTWATPRLSEDKVKQCVDPKLKGEYPPKSVAKLAAVAALCVQYESEFRPNMSIVVKALQPLLKPPAPAPVVPES, translated from the exons aTGCGGAGGTGGATCTGTTGTGGTGGGCACAGATCAGGTGATTCTGATATCTCAAATGATGAGAAACATCTCAAAACTCAACGGCAGCACCAACAACCTGATG CAGCAAATAATAAGCAGCCAAGACCACAAGCTGTTGCAAAACCTGATCCCCCCAAGGAAGCACTCCCCATTGAAGTCCCTCCCTTGTCCGTGGAAGAGGTTGAAGAAAAGACTGACAATTTCGGATCAAAGTCGCTCATCGGCGAGGGATCTTACGGAAGAGTGTACTACGCAACTCTTAGCGATGGTAATAAAGCTGTTGCGTTGAAGAAACTCGATGTTTCCCCTGAAGCTGAGTCAAACACCGAGTTCTTGACTCAG GTTTCAATGGTTTCGAGATTGAAGCACGAGAACTTCATTCAGCTGGTCGGTTACTGCGTCGACGAGAACCTCCGTGTTCTAGCTTACGAGTTCGCAACGATGGGATCGCTCCACGACGTTCTGCACGGTAGAAAGGGAGTTCAAGGTGCGCAGCCAGGTCCGACTCTCGACTGGATAACGAGGGTGAAGATAGCCGTGGAGGCAGCTAGAGGATTAGAGTACCTTCACGAGAAGGTTCAGCCTCCTGTGATACACAGAGACGTGAGGTCTAGCAACGTGCTTCTTTTCGAAGACTACCAAGCGAAGGTGGCTGATTTCAATCTCTCGAATCAGGCTCCTGATAACGCTGCTCGTCTTCACTCTACGAGAGTCTTGGGAACCTTTGGCTATCACGCTCCAGA ATATGCTATGACTGGGCAGCTGACGCAGAAGAGTGATGTGTATAGCTTTGGGGTTGTGCTTCTTGAGCTTTTGACTGGGAGGAAACCTGTGGATCACACCATGCCACGTGGACAACAGAGTCTTGTAACCTGG GCTACACCGAGACTGAGTGAAGATAAAGTGAAGCAGTGTGTTGATCCGAAGCTAAAAGGAGAGTATCCTCCTAAATCAGTAGCTAAG CTAGCAGCGGTGGCAGCACTGTGTGTGCAATATGAATCAGAGTTTAGACCGAATATGAGTATCGTTGTGAAAGCTTTGCAGCCACTTCTCAAGCCTCCAGCGCCAGCCCCTGTTGTACCTGAGTCCTGA
- the LOC130494753 gene encoding PTI1-like tyrosine-protein kinase 2 isoform X2, giving the protein MRRWICCGGHRSGDSDISNDEKHLKTQRQHQQPDANNKQPRPQAVAKPDPPKEALPIEVPPLSVEEVEEKTDNFGSKSLIGEGSYGRVYYATLSDGNKAVALKKLDVSPEAESNTEFLTQVSMVSRLKHENFIQLVGYCVDENLRVLAYEFATMGSLHDVLHGRKGVQGAQPGPTLDWITRVKIAVEAARGLEYLHEKVQPPVIHRDVRSSNVLLFEDYQAKVADFNLSNQAPDNAARLHSTRVLGTFGYHAPEYAMTGQLTQKSDVYSFGVVLLELLTGRKPVDHTMPRGQQSLVTWATPRLSEDKVKQCVDPKLKGEYPPKSVAKLAAVAALCVQYESEFRPNMSIVVKALQPLLKPPAPAPVVPES; this is encoded by the exons aTGCGGAGGTGGATCTGTTGTGGTGGGCACAGATCAGGTGATTCTGATATCTCAAATGATGAGAAACATCTCAAAACTCAACGGCAGCACCAACAACCTGATG CAAATAATAAGCAGCCAAGACCACAAGCTGTTGCAAAACCTGATCCCCCCAAGGAAGCACTCCCCATTGAAGTCCCTCCCTTGTCCGTGGAAGAGGTTGAAGAAAAGACTGACAATTTCGGATCAAAGTCGCTCATCGGCGAGGGATCTTACGGAAGAGTGTACTACGCAACTCTTAGCGATGGTAATAAAGCTGTTGCGTTGAAGAAACTCGATGTTTCCCCTGAAGCTGAGTCAAACACCGAGTTCTTGACTCAG GTTTCAATGGTTTCGAGATTGAAGCACGAGAACTTCATTCAGCTGGTCGGTTACTGCGTCGACGAGAACCTCCGTGTTCTAGCTTACGAGTTCGCAACGATGGGATCGCTCCACGACGTTCTGCACGGTAGAAAGGGAGTTCAAGGTGCGCAGCCAGGTCCGACTCTCGACTGGATAACGAGGGTGAAGATAGCCGTGGAGGCAGCTAGAGGATTAGAGTACCTTCACGAGAAGGTTCAGCCTCCTGTGATACACAGAGACGTGAGGTCTAGCAACGTGCTTCTTTTCGAAGACTACCAAGCGAAGGTGGCTGATTTCAATCTCTCGAATCAGGCTCCTGATAACGCTGCTCGTCTTCACTCTACGAGAGTCTTGGGAACCTTTGGCTATCACGCTCCAGA ATATGCTATGACTGGGCAGCTGACGCAGAAGAGTGATGTGTATAGCTTTGGGGTTGTGCTTCTTGAGCTTTTGACTGGGAGGAAACCTGTGGATCACACCATGCCACGTGGACAACAGAGTCTTGTAACCTGG GCTACACCGAGACTGAGTGAAGATAAAGTGAAGCAGTGTGTTGATCCGAAGCTAAAAGGAGAGTATCCTCCTAAATCAGTAGCTAAG CTAGCAGCGGTGGCAGCACTGTGTGTGCAATATGAATCAGAGTTTAGACCGAATATGAGTATCGTTGTGAAAGCTTTGCAGCCACTTCTCAAGCCTCCAGCGCCAGCCCCTGTTGTACCTGAGTCCTGA